In Streptomyces sp. HUAS ZL42, the DNA window CGTGGACGAACTCCAGCCGCGGGTCCTCCAGCGGCAGGTTGTCGGCGCTGCCGGCGTAGGTGAGCTTGTCCAGCACCGTGACACGCGGTGCCGCCTGCTCGGCGAGCAGCATGCGGACGTAGGTCGAGCCGATGAAACCGGCCGCACCGGTGACGAGCACGTTCATGAATGGATCTGCACCTTGCTGTGGTCTCCGAGGACGAGTCGGTGGGCACTGGGCACGCCGGGCGCGGGGGTGACCTCGACGTGCCGGCCGATCAGCGAGTTCTCGATCCGGCCCACCCCGTGGATCGAGGAGTCCCGCAGCACGATGGAGAACTCCAGCTCGCTGTCGGTGATCAGGCAGTTCTGCGCGATGGAGGTGAACGGGCCGACGTAGGAGTCGCGGACCTCCGTGCCGGACCCGATCACGACGGGCCCGACGACACGGGAGTTGACGACGCGTGCGCCCTTCTCCACGACCACCCGTCCGACCGTCTCGGACGCACCGTCCACGTCACCGTCGATCCGCCGTTCGACGCCCTCCAGGACCGTCCGGTTGACCTCGAGCATGTCGCCGACGTTCCCGGTGTCCTTCCAGTAGCCCTTGATGATCGTGGAGCGCACGTCGGCACCGGTGTCGATCAGGTGCTGTATGGCGTGGGTGATCTCCAACTCGCCCCGCCAGGACGGCTCGATGGCGCGGACTGCCTCGTGGATCACCGGCGTGAACAGGTACACCCCGACCAGGGCGAGGTCGCTCTTGGGCTGCCGGGGCTTCTCCTCCAGGCCGACGACCTGCCCGGCGCCGTCGAGTTCGGCGACGCCGAAGGCGCGGGGGTCGGCCACCCGGGTGAGCAGGATCTGCGCGTCGGGCCGGGTCCTGCGGAACTCGTCGACGAGGTCGCGGATGCCGCCGACGATGAAGTTGTCGCCGAGGTACATCACGAAGTCGTCGTCGCCGAGGTACTCCCGCGCGATCAGCACCGCATGGGCGAGGCCGAGGGGTCTGTCCTGCGGGATGTAGGTGATGTCGAGGCCGAAGTCCGCCCCGTCGCCGACGGCTTCGCGGATTTCCGCGGCGGTGTCTCCGACGACCACTCCGACCTCGGTGATGCCGGCCGCGGCGATGGATTCCAGCCCGTAGAAAAGCACGGCCTTGTTGGCCACCGGCACGAGTTGCTTGGCCGAAGTGTGCGTGATCGGCCTCAACCGCGTACCGGCGCCGCCGGACAGCACGAGAGCCTTCATCTGCTTCACCCTAGCCCTGATTGTCCGGGACGGAACCGTCGCCGGAATCGCTCGTTCGATACGACCTTCCAGTGACGCGGCGGTCACGGCAACCCGGCGGCGGGACCGCCACCGGGTTACGGCAGCGGAACCGGAAGACCTTCACCTGCCCAGGGCGAGCTCGCTCCACACCTGCTTTCCGCCGCTGACCGGCACTGTCCCCCAGGCCTCCGACACGGCCTCCACCAGGAGAATGCCGCGGCCGCCGGTGGCCTCCCAGCCGATGTCGGTCGGCTTGACGGGCGTGCGGGGCGAGGAGTCGAACACAGAGACGCGCATCCGTTGGTCGATCAGGGTGAGGTCGAGGCGGATCCGGCCGTCCGTGTGGACGAGGGCGTTGGTGACGAGTTCGGAGACGACCAGCAGGACGGCGTCCACGTCGTCCGCGGCCACACCCCAGGAGCGCAGGGTGCGCCGGGTGAAGCGGCGGGCGTGCCGGGCAGCCTCCGGGACGCGCCACACCGTCCAGCTGTCGCGCAGGGGGCGCACGGCCATGCCGTCGTAGCGCATGAGAAGCAGCGCCACGTCGTCGCTGCGGTGGGCGCTGCCGAGCAGCGCGTCGGCGACGGGCCCCAGGTGGGCGGGGTCGGACGCGGCCAGTTCGTCGGCGAGCCGGTCCAGGCCCTCGTCGATGTCGGCCCCGGGCGACTCGACGAGACCGTCGGTGGTGAGGGCGACCACGGTGCCGGGGCGCAGGCGGAGCTGGCTCATCGGGAAGTCGGCCTGCTTCAGCACGCCGAGCGGCGGGCCGCCGTCCGCCTCGGCGATCTCGGTGACTCCGTCGGGGTGACGCAGGACCGGCGGCAGATGCCCCGCCCGGACGCACCACGCCGAGCCCTCCTCCATGTCCACGTCGACGTAGCAGCAGGTCGCGAAGAGATCGATCTCCAGGTCCATGAGCAGCCGGTTGGCGTGCGAGACCACCACGTCCGGGGGGTGTCCCTCGGCGGCGTAGGCGCGCAGGGCCGTGCGCATCTGGCCCATCAGGGTGGCGGCGGCCGCGCTGTGGCCCTGGACGTCGCCGATGACGAGGGCGACGTGGTTGTCGGGCAGCGGGATCACGTCGTACCAGTCGCCGCCGACCTCCAGACCTGCCGTGGTGGGCAGGTAGCGGGCGACGGCGACCGCGCCGGGCAGCCTGGGCAGGCGGCGCGGCAGCAGCTGGCGCTGCAGCATGCCGACGAGCTCGTGCTCGGCGTCGAAGGCGTGCGCGCGCATCAGGGCCTGGCCCGCGAGACCGGCGGAGGCGGTGAGCAGTGCGCGTTCGTCGGGGCTGAAGTCGTGCGGGGAGTCCCAGCCGATGAGACAGGCACCGGTCATGCGGTTCCCGGCGGGCAGTGGCAGGACGGCGAGGCCACCGGGGCCGACCTCGGCGAGGGCCGGTTCGAGTTCGGTGCCGGCCGGCCAGATCTGGGTCCGGCCCTCGCGCAGGGCGGTGGCGAGGGTGGGCATGGCGCGCACGGGCGCGTCGGGCCACTCGCCGCGCCACTCCAGCTGCCACAGCTCGGGCCACGACTCCGGTTCGGGCGGGTCCAGGACGGTGACGACGAGCCGCTCGTTCTCCAGCTCGGCGAGCGCGATGCGGTCGGCCCGCAGCGGCTTGCGGAGGGCCGCGACCACGGCCTGGCTGACGTCGCGGACGGTGCCCGCGGTCGCCAGGGCGGCCGCCAGCCGCTGGACGCGGGCCACGTCGGTGACGTCGGAGCGCAGCGTGGAGGCGTCGGCGACCGTGCCCACGAGCCGTGCCGGGTGGCCCTCGCCGCCGGCCAGCAGGCGGCCGCGCAGCCGGAGCCACTTCGGCGGGCCTTCGGGCTGCAGAACCCGGAACTCCAGTTCGCGGTCGCCGATGGACATGTGGTCGGCCTCGACGACGGACATCAGCGAGGGCAGGTCCTCCGGGACGGTGAGGCCCAGCAGGGTCTCGACCTTGCCGTCGAAGTCGGGCCGGGCGAGACCGAACAGCTCCAGGATGTCGTCGCCGACCTCGACGCGGCCGGTGTCCATGGCGAGGCTGAAGGCGTTCGACAGGAGCTCCTCCCCGACGGCGGGCTCGGCCGGGACGGGGCAGGCGACGGCCTCGGCGATCAGCTCGAGGCAGGCACGGTCCTCGGTGTCGAAGCCGTCGGGGCTCTCGCTCACGGCGAGCAGGCAGCCGCCGCGGGCGTCGTCGCCGCGCACGGCCAGGGCCGCCAGGAAGACGTCTCGGGACGCCATCCGCCGTGATTCGGCGGAGTCGGCGAGTTCCTCGGGGTCGAGCCACACCGACTGCCCGGTGCGGTGGGCGCGGGCCGCCGGGGACCGCCCGGCGACGGCGTAGCTGTCGCGCAGGCCGTACAGACTCCTCGGCACGCCGACCGCCTCGACCAGGTACAGCAGGTCGTTGTCGTCTCCTGGCGTGTACACGGCGGCGACCGACGCACCTGCGAAGACGAGCGCCTGTTCGAGGGTGCGGCGCGTCCGCTCGTATGAGCCGAGATCGGCCGCGAGCGTTTTGAGGGCAACTTCGGCACGCAGCGTTCTCGATCGGCGTCCCGTATTGCCCTCACTGACCACGTCGGTATTACAGCGCTTATGGGACGCATTCGCAGCCCCTGTGACCGTTCCGCGGGCGAGGCCCGCGGAACGGTCACAGGGCGCGCCGCGCGGCGTGCGGCGCGCTCGCCGTGCGCGAGCGGCCTTCAGGGGGCAGATTTGATCCCTGGGGACCCGCGCGGCCGGGCGAGGAGGTGGTCGGCGTGTCCGAGGGGCAGCCGTCACGGCAGGCGCCGGCGGCCGACAGGACCCCGGTCGGCCTGCCCCTGCTGTCGCTGACGCTCACCACGATGATGGACGCCGTCCACGCGCACTCCGGTGCCGTGTACCTGTCCGCGGCGGACGAGCCCGTGCTCGAGATGGCCGTGATGGCCGGCCTGCCCCGCGCCTTCGCGGCGCCGTGGGAGCGCGTGGGGCTCAGCGCGCCGATCCCCGTCGCCGAGGCGGCCCGCGAGCGGCGGCTGGTGTGGGTCGGGGGCGAGGAGGACATGGCACGCCGTTATCCGCGCATCGCCGTGGTGCTGCCCTATCCGTTCGCGCTGGCCGCGGTGCCCGTGGCGACCGCCACCACCGTGTACGGCGCCGTCTTCGTGACCTGGCCCGGCTCGCATCCGCCCGACCTCTCCGACCAGGAGCGGGAGCAGCTGACCACGGCCTGCGACCGGCTCGCGCTGCGCCTGGAGCGCGCCACGGCGGAGGACCGCCCACTGCGCCCGGAGCCGGATCTGCTCGGCGCCCCGGCCGCGGGCGGTGTGGCCGGCACGCTCGGTTCCGTCGAGGCGGCCCGGATGGTCGCCCGGCTGCCGTACGGGCTGTGCTCGCTCGATCTGAACGGGCGGGTCGCCTTCGCCAACGCGGCGGCGGCCGAACTGCTCGGCGCGCCGGCCGGGCAGCTGCTCGGCACCCAGCTGTGGGCGTCGGTCCCCTGGCTCAACGACCCGATGTACGAGGACCGCTACCGGGCCGCGCTGATCAGCCAGCACGTCACGTCGTTCGTCGCGCTGCGCCCGCCCGGCGAGTGGCTGTCGTTCCGCCTGTATCCGAGCACGACGGGGCTGAGCGTCCGCATCAGCAGGGCGCGGGCCGTCGCGGAGATGAGCCGGGCCGCACCGCAGTCCGGCGACACGCCGTCCCGGCTGGTCACCATCTCCCAGGTGCTGAGTCTGGCCGGGGCGCTCACCGAGGCGGTGGGCGTGCAGGACGTGGTGCAGCTGGTCGCGGAGGAGCTCGCCCCGGCGCTGGGCAGCCAGGCGCTGGTCCTGCTCGGTTCTCGGGCGGGCCGGCTGCACGTGCTGGGGCAGCGGGGGTACCCGGACCCGCACTTCGTGGAACGCTTCGACGGGATGCCGCTGAGCGAACCGACCCCGGGGGCGCACGTCCTCAGCAGCGGGGTGCCGGCGTTCTTCGAGTCGCGGCATCAGCTCGAGCGCCTGTATCCGACCGCGCGGGTCACTCCGGACGGCTTCGCAGCCTGGGCGTACCTGCCGCTGATCGCCTCCGGGCGGCCCGTGGGCACATGCGTGCTGGCGTACGCCGAGCCGCACTCCTTCCCCGCCGACGAGCGGGCGGTGCTGACCAGCCTCGGCGGGCTGATCGCCCAGGCCCTGGACCGCGCGCTGCTCTACGACGCCAAGCACCAGCTCGCGCACGGGCTGCAGGAGGCCCTGCTGCCGCACTCGCTGCCGGTCCTGCCCGGCATCGAGGCGGCCGCCCGCTATCTCCCGGCCACGCGGGGGATGGAGATCGGCGGCGACTTCTACGACCTGGTGCCCACACGTCCGTGGGCGGCTGCCGTGATCGGGGACGTACAGGGGCACAACGTGACCGCGGCCGGGCTGATGGGGCAGATCCGCACCGCCGTACGGGCGTACACGACGGTGGGTCAGGAACCGTGGGAGGTGATGCGCAGCACCAACCGGCTGCTCATCGACCTCGGTGCCGATCTGTTCGCCAGCTGTCTGTACCTGCGGCTCGATCCGAGCTGGGGGCGTGCGGTGATGGCCCGGGCCGGGCACCCGCCGCCGCTGCTGCGCCGACCCGACGGCCAGGTGCGGGTACTCGATCGCGCGGGCGGACCGCTCCTGGGCATCGACGGCTCCGCCCGGTATCCCACGACGGAGGTCGAGTTCACGCCGGGGTGTGTCCTCGCCCTCTACACCGACGGGTTGATCGAGGCCCCGGGAGTCGACATCGAGGACGCGGTCGCCGACCTCGGCCTGCGGCTCGCCGAAGCCGGGGACCAGCCGCTCGACCAGCTGGCCGACGGTCTCGTACGGCACTACGCCGCCGCGGAGGAGCGGATCGACGACGTGGCGCTGCTGCTGTTGCGGGCACGGGCGGACCGCTGACGGGGCCTCGGCGGGGCAGGGCGGTGGACCCCGGGGAACAGGACGGTCCGGCCCTCCGGTGGGATGGAGGGCCGGACCGTGTTCCACCTGCCGGCCGGAACCGCTGGTGCGGCCGAATCAGGGGGTCTGCGTCAGCCCGGTGCCGTCCTCGGCGCCCGCGCCGGACTGATCGTGGCCCGCACCGGCACCGTCGCCGGCACCGGCTTCCTCACCGCCTGCTTCCTGGCCGGCTTCCTCACCGCCTGCTTCCTGGCCGGCTTCCTCACCGCCGGCCTCCTGGCCGCCTTCCTGACCGCCGGCTTCCTGACCGCCGGCTTCCTGACCGCCGACCGCCTCGCCACCGGCACCGGCCTCCTCGCCGCCCGCCTGGTCACCGGCGCCGGCCTCCCCGCCGCCCGCCTGGTCACCGGCACCGGCGCCCGCGTCGCCGAGGGTGGCGCCGACCGCCGCCAGAGCGGTGGTGACCGGCTGGAAGAAGGTCTCGCCGCCGACCTGGCAGTCACCGCTGCCGCCGGAGGTCAGGCCGATCGCGCTGCCGTCCTGGGTGAACAGCGAGCCGCCGCTGTCGCCGGGCTCGGCGCAGACGTTCGTCTGGATGAGCCCCGTGACGGTGCCCTCCGGGTAGTTGACCGTGGCGTCGAGTCCGAGGACCTGACCGTCTGCCAGGCCGGTGGTGCTGCCCATCCGGAAGACCTGCTGACCGACCGTCGCCTCTGCGGCCTGGGCGATCTGGACGGTCTGCCCGTTGCCGACGTTGACCTCGCTCGGCGCCTGGGTGTTCGCGTCGTCGTACTTCACGAGCGCGAAGTCTCCGTCGCCCGGGAAGGTGGCCTGGTCGACCGTGGCGATGGGCTGGCCGTCCTGGGAGTCCGACCACTGCTCGGCCGCGACCCCGCAGTGACCGGCCGTCAGGAAGGCCGGGCTGCCGTCGCCCGCGGTGACGTTGAAACCGAGGGAACAGCGCGCGCCGCCGCCGAAGATGGCGTCACCGCCCGACACGAACGTCTTGAAGGTACCGGCGGACTTCTTGATGGTGGCCATGCCCGAGCCGAGGCTCTCGACGGTCGACTCCAGCTGGTTCCACTTGTTGCCGGTGACCGTGCTGTCGGCGGTGACCAGAAGCTTGTTCGTTCTGGGGTCGATCGCCCACGAGGTGCCCGGGATGGTGGCCTCGGCCTTCAGCGTCTGCGCGCCGGCCTTCAGCTCGGAGAGGCTGTTGTCGACCTTGCGTACGGCCGCGCCCGCCTTCTTCACCTGGATGATCGTGTTGTTGTCGCCGTTGACCACGTTGACGACGAGCTGCTGCTTGTCGCTGTCGTAGTAGGAACCGGCGAAGGCGTCGCCGAGCAGGTCCGCGAGCTGCGAGGCGAGATCCGAGGCGTCCGTCGCCTTGAGGGTCCTGGGGGCCGCGCCGGCGTCCGACGCGCCGTCCTGGGAGGCGTTGGCGTTGGGGAGCAGCAGTGCCGCCGCTCCGAGGGCCGCCACACTGCCCGCCGCTATCGCGGCCTTGCGCTTCGGAATTCGCTTGTGACTCAAACTTCTCGACCTCCTGGGGGGACGGGGTCTTTGCTGCCTGTCGACAGCCCGTACAGCGGCGCCTGGATGGCTGTAGGTACGCACGGGGCTCGTGGTGCGTTCAATTCCGTTTGCCAACTTCCTTTGCGAAACACCGAATCGGCCCTTGCCCGGCCGTGGCACGGGCATCACCGGCGTGCGTCGGGAACAATCCCCCATATGACGATGACCACCGCCGAAGCCGACAAGATCCTCGCCGACAACTTCGCCCCTTGGGTCCTTGAGCTGGGCCTGTCCGTCCAGGCCTTGGCAGACGACCGCGCGACCCTGCGTCTTCCCTGGTCGCAGCGGCTGGCCCGGGAGGGCGGGGCGCTCTCGGGGCAGGCCCTGATGGCCGCCGCCGACACGGCGACCGTGATCGCGGTCTCGGCGGCCCGCGGCGCCTATGTGCCGATGACGACCGTGCAGCAGTCCACGTCCTTCCAGCGTGCGGTGACCGGTTCGGATGTCCTGATCGAATCGGTGATCACCAAGCTGGGCCGGCGGACGGCGTTCGCCGACATCCTCATGACCGACGCGCGTTCGGGTGAGCTGGCGGCCCGGGCGAGCACGGTCTACGCCCTCCTGGGCTGACACGGTCCGCGACCGGCCGGCGACCGTCCGTCCCGGACGGGGAGCGGAATCGCGGCTTCAGTGAATCTGCACATCGATTGCCCAACCAAGTCACCGGCGCTGGCGGATCTGCACAAGTCCGCGGCGCCGGTGGCGTCTTTGGGGCGGGAGTGTCGGTTTCCTCTCCGCACCCGCAAGGGCCGGTGTGAGCCGATGCCGTGACGCGTGTGAAGAAGTCGCCAGCACGGCGTGCGCGCGCCTGCACGGAATGGTGCCTCTGGAGCTCAAGTGCCCTGGTAGGGAAGGTGGTTGATTGGATGCGCGGGCCACAACCTGCTTTGATCCATCGCACCGCGGGAGCCGCACACGGCTCCCGGAAACGGGCGCCCGGCGCCCGCGGTCGCGGCCGTCCATCTGTCCCCCAGAGGGGCCGCTCCCCCTTGTGAGATATCCATATGAAGGGAAGTTCCATCATGAACTCCACCCCCCAGGTTGAGACCGTCGAGATCTCCGACGCCGAGCTCGACCACGTCTCCGGCGGCCTGTCCGTGAACGCCCTCGGCACCGTCACCGGCCTGGTGGACGGCGTCGCCCCGGTTTCCGGCGCGGTCGACACGGTCGTCGGCACCCTCGAGGGTGTCACCGGCCTGAACACCGCCCCGGCCGCGAACCTCGTCGCCGGTCTCTGACCACACCGCGTGCCGCTGAGTCCCGGAGCCGCTTTCCCGGCTCCGGGGCTCTCGGATGTCCCGAAACTCTCCGACAGGTGAGGGAAGTTCCGTGCAGTTCCGCCAACAGGCCCTCGCCAAGCTGCAGTCGCCCGAAGAGCTCGACCTGCCGGTGCGTTTCGCCCGGCCACAGGGCTGGCTCGTGCTGTCGGTGACGGT includes these proteins:
- a CDS encoding PP2C family protein-serine/threonine phosphatase: MVGVSEGQPSRQAPAADRTPVGLPLLSLTLTTMMDAVHAHSGAVYLSAADEPVLEMAVMAGLPRAFAAPWERVGLSAPIPVAEAARERRLVWVGGEEDMARRYPRIAVVLPYPFALAAVPVATATTVYGAVFVTWPGSHPPDLSDQEREQLTTACDRLALRLERATAEDRPLRPEPDLLGAPAAGGVAGTLGSVEAARMVARLPYGLCSLDLNGRVAFANAAAAELLGAPAGQLLGTQLWASVPWLNDPMYEDRYRAALISQHVTSFVALRPPGEWLSFRLYPSTTGLSVRISRARAVAEMSRAAPQSGDTPSRLVTISQVLSLAGALTEAVGVQDVVQLVAEELAPALGSQALVLLGSRAGRLHVLGQRGYPDPHFVERFDGMPLSEPTPGAHVLSSGVPAFFESRHQLERLYPTARVTPDGFAAWAYLPLIASGRPVGTCVLAYAEPHSFPADERAVLTSLGGLIAQALDRALLYDAKHQLAHGLQEALLPHSLPVLPGIEAAARYLPATRGMEIGGDFYDLVPTRPWAAAVIGDVQGHNVTAAGLMGQIRTAVRAYTTVGQEPWEVMRSTNRLLIDLGADLFASCLYLRLDPSWGRAVMARAGHPPPLLRRPDGQVRVLDRAGGPLLGIDGSARYPTTEVEFTPGCVLALYTDGLIEAPGVDIEDAVADLGLRLAEAGDQPLDQLADGLVRHYAAAEERIDDVALLLLRARADR
- a CDS encoding S1 family peptidase — protein: MSHKRIPKRKAAIAAGSVAALGAAALLLPNANASQDGASDAGAAPRTLKATDASDLASQLADLLGDAFAGSYYDSDKQQLVVNVVNGDNNTIIQVKKAGAAVRKVDNSLSELKAGAQTLKAEATIPGTSWAIDPRTNKLLVTADSTVTGNKWNQLESTVESLGSGMATIKKSAGTFKTFVSGGDAIFGGGARCSLGFNVTAGDGSPAFLTAGHCGVAAEQWSDSQDGQPIATVDQATFPGDGDFALVKYDDANTQAPSEVNVGNGQTVQIAQAAEATVGQQVFRMGSTTGLADGQVLGLDATVNYPEGTVTGLIQTNVCAEPGDSGGSLFTQDGSAIGLTSGGSGDCQVGGETFFQPVTTALAAVGATLGDAGAGAGDQAGGGEAGAGDQAGGEEAGAGGEAVGGQEAGGQEAGGQEGGQEAGGEEAGQEAGGEEAGQEAGGEEAGAGDGAGAGHDQSGAGAEDGTGLTQTP
- a CDS encoding type A2 lantipeptide translates to MNSTPQVETVEISDAELDHVSGGLSVNALGTVTGLVDGVAPVSGAVDTVVGTLEGVTGLNTAPAANLVAGL
- a CDS encoding SpoIIE family protein phosphatase — protein: MVSEGNTGRRSRTLRAEVALKTLAADLGSYERTRRTLEQALVFAGASVAAVYTPGDDNDLLYLVEAVGVPRSLYGLRDSYAVAGRSPAARAHRTGQSVWLDPEELADSAESRRMASRDVFLAALAVRGDDARGGCLLAVSESPDGFDTEDRACLELIAEAVACPVPAEPAVGEELLSNAFSLAMDTGRVEVGDDILELFGLARPDFDGKVETLLGLTVPEDLPSLMSVVEADHMSIGDRELEFRVLQPEGPPKWLRLRGRLLAGGEGHPARLVGTVADASTLRSDVTDVARVQRLAAALATAGTVRDVSQAVVAALRKPLRADRIALAELENERLVVTVLDPPEPESWPELWQLEWRGEWPDAPVRAMPTLATALREGRTQIWPAGTELEPALAEVGPGGLAVLPLPAGNRMTGACLIGWDSPHDFSPDERALLTASAGLAGQALMRAHAFDAEHELVGMLQRQLLPRRLPRLPGAVAVARYLPTTAGLEVGGDWYDVIPLPDNHVALVIGDVQGHSAAAATLMGQMRTALRAYAAEGHPPDVVVSHANRLLMDLEIDLFATCCYVDVDMEEGSAWCVRAGHLPPVLRHPDGVTEIAEADGGPPLGVLKQADFPMSQLRLRPGTVVALTTDGLVESPGADIDEGLDRLADELAASDPAHLGPVADALLGSAHRSDDVALLLMRYDGMAVRPLRDSWTVWRVPEAARHARRFTRRTLRSWGVAADDVDAVLLVVSELVTNALVHTDGRIRLDLTLIDQRMRVSVFDSSPRTPVKPTDIGWEATGGRGILLVEAVSEAWGTVPVSGGKQVWSELALGR
- a CDS encoding PaaI family thioesterase; this encodes MTMTTAEADKILADNFAPWVLELGLSVQALADDRATLRLPWSQRLAREGGALSGQALMAAADTATVIAVSAARGAYVPMTTVQQSTSFQRAVTGSDVLIESVITKLGRRTAFADILMTDARSGELAARASTVYALLG
- a CDS encoding glucose-1-phosphate thymidylyltransferase — translated: MKALVLSGGAGTRLRPITHTSAKQLVPVANKAVLFYGLESIAAAGITEVGVVVGDTAAEIREAVGDGADFGLDITYIPQDRPLGLAHAVLIAREYLGDDDFVMYLGDNFIVGGIRDLVDEFRRTRPDAQILLTRVADPRAFGVAELDGAGQVVGLEEKPRQPKSDLALVGVYLFTPVIHEAVRAIEPSWRGELEITHAIQHLIDTGADVRSTIIKGYWKDTGNVGDMLEVNRTVLEGVERRIDGDVDGASETVGRVVVEKGARVVNSRVVGPVVIGSGTEVRDSYVGPFTSIAQNCLITDSELEFSIVLRDSSIHGVGRIENSLIGRHVEVTPAPGVPSAHRLVLGDHSKVQIHS